Proteins from a genomic interval of Phyllopteryx taeniolatus isolate TA_2022b chromosome 3, UOR_Ptae_1.2, whole genome shotgun sequence:
- the kctd10 gene encoding BTB/POZ domain-containing adapter for CUL3-mediated RhoA degradation protein 3, which yields MEEMSGESAVSSAVPAATTRTTSFKGSSPSSKYVKLNVGGALYYTTMQTLTKQDTMLKAMFSGRMEVLTDSEGWILIDRCGKHFGTILNYLRDGAVPLPDSRRETEELLAEAKYYLVQGLADECTAALQNKETYEPLCKVPLMTSSKEEQKLIATSNKPTVKLLYNRSNNKYSYTSNSDDNMLKNIELFDKLSLRFNGRVLFIKDVIGDEICCWSFYGLCRKIAEVCCTSIVYATEKKQTKVEFPEARIYEETLNILLYESHDGRGPDNALLEATGGAAGRSHHLDEDDERERIERVRRIHIKRPDDRTHHHQ from the exons ATG GAAGAGATGTCAGGAGAGAGTGCCGTGAGCTCGGCGGTGCCGGCAGCTACAACCCGGACTACATCCTTCAAAGGTTCCAGCCCCAGCTCGAAATATGTGAAGCTAAATGTGGGCGGGGCACTGTACTACACAACAATGCAGACTCTAACCAAGCAGGACACCATGCTTAAAGCCATGTTCAGCGGCAGGATGGAGGTCCTCACTGACAGTGAAG GTTGGATTTTGATCGATCGCTGTGGGAAACATTTTGGAACGATCCTGAACTACCTGAGAGATGGAGCAGTGCCGTTGCCAGACAGCCGGCGGGAGACCGAGGAGCTGCTTGCAGAAGCCAAGTATTATCTCGTCCAAGGCCTCGCTGATGAATGCACAGCTGCCTTGCAG AACAAAGAAACGTATGAACCGCTATGTAAAGTGCCGCTGATGACATCTTCCAAGGAGGAGCAGAAGCTGATTGCAACTTCAAATAAG CCTACGGTCAAACTGCTGTACAACAGAAGCAATAACAAATATTCCTACACCAG cAATTCTGACGACaacatgctaaaaaatattgaactgtTTGACAAGCTGTCGTTGCGGTTCAATGGCCGTGTCCTTTTCATCAAAGATGTgatcggggatgagatctgCTGCTGGTCCTTTTACGGGCTGTGCCGTAAGATAGCGGAGGTGTGCTGCACCTCCATCGTTTATGCCACCGAGAAGAAGCAGACAAAG GTGGAGTTCCCTGAAGCTCGCATCTATGAGGAGACCCTCAATATCCTCCTGTACGAATCCCACGACGGGAGAGGGCCAGACAACGCCCTGCTGGAGGCAACAGGGGGCGCCGCGGGACGATCCCATCACCTGGATGAAGATGACGAGCGAGAGCGAATCGAGCGAGTCCGGAGGATCCACATCAAACGACCCGACGACCGCACACACCACCACCAGTGA
- the ube3b gene encoding ubiquitin-protein ligase E3B isoform X2, which yields MFGAPQSSKSEFLDKARQAREERKGQKEKERAAILIQALVRRFLFRCRLQKQIRKEVDDYFEAAAATSKRNALSIFKIARKLLFIFHLEDKARFEKLCRAILASMEVENEPKVWYVSLALSKDLTIPWLKQIKDVLWTCCQLLKNLKPDILQDNKLVTLYLTMLVTFTDTSTWRIVRGKGEALRPALTRICENIMGYLNQKGFYSTLQILLTNGLARSKPALSKGTLTAIFTLSLRPVIAAHFSDNLLRSFLIHIMSVPAVTSHLCTLTPECITSIQTHGLLKKFILFLSREEQCSDICVCLEGSHTLCLLGNLIHLGFLNERIIEEETSRFVKDLTDMLSYCQRYVSQKKSNLTHWHPVLGWFSQTVDYGLNESMPLVTKQLQYLWGVPVIRTLFSDVLSKKLESQEPSSSPALPSTSQNNLPVKSLFKRAFQKSASVRNILKPVGGKRVDSVEVQKVCSICVLYQTALSTLTQIRLQILTGLTHLDDLLPKLWAFICELGPQGGLKLFMECLNNDTEESKRLLAMLMLFCDCSRHLITILDDIEVYEEQTSFKIEELLTISSFLNTFVYKMIWDGILENAKGEKLELFYSVHGWLMVLYERDCRRRFTLDDHWLRKDLKPSLLFQELEKGKKRAQLLLQYIPHVIPHKNRVLLFRNIVTKEKETLGLVETSSASPHVTHITIRRSRMLEDGYDQLRRLPVNSIKGVIRVKFVNDLGVDEAGIDQDGVFKEFLEEIIKKVFNPALNLFKTTSGNERLYPSPTSYIHENHLQLFEFVGKMLGKAVYEGIVVDVPFASFFLSQVLGHHHSTFYSSIDELPSLDSEFYKNLTSIKRYDGDVGDLGLSLSYDEDVMGQLVCHELIPGGKTMPVTNENKFSYIHLMAHFRMHTQIKEQTGAFIRGFRSIINPEWLHMFSTPEVQRLVSGDNAEIDLDDLNCLAVCMT from the exons ATGTTTGGTGCACCTCAAAGCTCGAAGTCTGAATTCCTGGATAAAGCCAGGCAGGCCAGAGAGGAGAGGAAAGGTcagaaggagaaggagagggCAGCAATCCTCATCCAAGCCCTGGTCAGACGATTTCTATTTCGCTGCAGACTCCAGAAGCAAATAAG GAAAGAAGTTGATGACTATTTTGAGGCTGCTGCTGCAACATCAAAAAGAAATGCactttcaatttttaaaattgcTCGTAAATTACTATTCATTTTCCACTTGGAGGACAAGGCA agGTTTGAGAAACTCTGTAGAGCTATTCTTGCCAGCATGGAAGTTGAAAATGAGCCTAAA GTGTGGTACGTGTCTTTGGCACTCTCCAAAGATCTAACAATCCCTTGGCTAAAACAGATCAAAGATGTGCTGTGGACCTGCTGTCAACTACTGAAAAACCTAAAG CCTGATATACTGCAGGACAACAAATTGGTAACGCTGTACCTCACCATGCTGGTCACATTCACAGACACATCAACATGGCGGATTGTCAGAGGGAAGG GAGAAGCTCTCCGACCGGCCTTGACGAGAATCTGTGAGAATATCATGGGTTATCTCAATCAAAAGGGATTCTATTCAACACTACAG ATCTTGCTGACCAACGGCTTGGCTCGTTCCAAACCAGCTCTCTCTAAAGGCACTTTGACAGCTATTTTTACTCTCTCGCTAAG accaGTCATCGCTGCTCACTTCTCAGACAACCTGCTCAGATCATTCCTCATTCACATTATGTCAGTTCCAGCTGTGACGTCGCACCTGTGCACGCTCACTCCAGAG TGTATTACTTCGATCCAGACACATGGGCTTTTAAAGAAGTTTATCCTGTTTCTCAGCCGTGAGGAGCAGTGTTCCGATATCTGTGTGTGTCTCGAGGGAAGCCACACACTCTGCTTACTTG GTAACCTGATCCACTTGGGCTTCCTCAATGAGCGAATCATAGAGGAGGAGACCAGTCGCTTTGTGAAGGACTTGACTGACATGCTGTCCTACTGCCAGAGATATGTGTCCCAAAAGAAGTCCAACCTCACCCACTGGCACCCTGTCCTGGGCTGGTTCTCCCAAACTGTAGACTATGG TCTTAACGAATCAATGCCGCTGGTCACCAAGCAGCTGCAGTATCTGTGGGGTGTGCCTGTCATTCGGACCCTCTTCAGTGACGTCCTCTCCAAGAAGCTCGAGAGTCAGGAGCCAAGTTCCTCGCCCGCACTACCGAGCACATCGCAAAATAACCTGCCTGTTAAAA GCCTTTTCAAGCGAGCATTTCAGAAGTCTGCTTCTGTACGAAACATCTTGAAACCGGTTGGGGGAAAAAGAGTGGACTCTGTTGAAGTTCAGAAGGTGTGCAGCATTTGTGTGCTCTACCAGACCGCTCTATCCACGCTGACGCAAATACGACTCCAGATTCTCACCG GTCTGACGCACCTCGATGACCTCCTGCCCAAGTTGTGGGCTTTTATCTGTGAGCTCGGCCCACAGGGAGGCCTCAAACTTTTCATGGAGTGTCTCAACAACGACACTGAAGAGTCCAAGAGGCTCCTCGCTATGCTCATGCTGTTCTGCGACTGTTCACGGCACCTCATCAC AATCCTGGATGACATTGAAGTCTACGAAGAGCAGACCTCTTTCAAAATAGAGGAGCTCCTCACTATCTCCTCATTCCTGAACACATTTGTGTACAAAATGATATGGGATGGTATTCTAG AGAATGCAAAGGGGGAGAAACTGGAGTTATTCTACAGCGTTCACGGCTGGTTGATGGTGCTTTATGAACGTGACTGTCGGCGAAGATTTACCCTTGATGACCACTGGTTACGCAA GGATTTAAAACCCAGCTTGTTGTTCCAAGAGCTTGAGAAAGGCAAGAAAAGAGCCCAGCTGTTACTGCAATATATCCCACATGTTATTCCTCATAAAAAT aGGGTGCTGCTGTTTAGGAACATCGTCACGAAAGAGAAAGAGACTCTCGGCTTGGTCGAAACCAGCTCCGCTTCGCCGCACGTCACCCATATTACCATTCGCCGCTCACGCATGTTAGAG GACGGTTATGATCAACTGCGCCGGTTACCTGTGAATTCCATAAAAGGTGTCATCCGTGTCAAGTTTGTGAACGACCTGGGAGTGGACGAAGCCGGTATCGACCAAGACGGTGTCTTTAAAGAGTTTCTGGAAGAGATCATTAAGAAAGTGTTCAACCCTGCTCTCAACCTATTCAAG ACCACGAGTGGAAATGAGAGGCTGTATCCTTCCCCTACTTCCTACATCCATGAGAACCATCTGCAGCTCTTCGAGTTTGTGGGGAAGATGTTGGGGAAAGCTGTTTACGAG ggCATTGTGGTGGATGTGCCTTTTGCCTCCTTTTTCCTCAGTCAAGTGTTGGGTCATCACCACAGCACCTTCTACAGCTCCATTGATGAGCTGCCCTCGCTGGACTCTGAGTTTTACAAGAACCTCACATCCATCAAG CGCTACGATGGCGATGTAGGGGATCTGGGACTCTCGTTATCCTACGATGAAGATGTTATGGGACAG CTAGTTTGTCACGAGTTGATACCTGGAGGGAAGACCATGCCTGTCACCAATGAAAATAA GTTCAGCTACATCCACCTCATGGCTCACTTCCGGATGCACACTCAGATTAAGGAGCAAACTGGAGCTTTCATCCGGGGCTTCCGCAGCATCATCAACCCGGAATGGTTGCACATGTTTTCCACACCCGAGGTTCAGCGTCTCGTCT
- the ube3b gene encoding ubiquitin-protein ligase E3B isoform X3 has product MFGAPQSSKSEFLDKARQAREERKGQKEKERAAILIQALVRRFLFRCRLQKQIRKEVDDYFEAAAATSKRNALSIFKIARKLLFIFHLEDKARFEKLCRAILASMEVENEPKVWYVSLALSKDLTIPWLKQIKDVLWTCCQLLKNLKPDILQDNKLVTLYLTMLVTFTDTSTWRIVRGKGEALRPALTRICENIMGYLNQKGFYSTLQILLTNGLARSKPALSKGTLTAIFTLSLRPVIAAHFSDNLLRSFLIHIMSVPAVTSHLCTLTPECITSIQTHGLLKKFILFLSREEQCSDICVCLEGSHTLCLLGNLIHLGFLNERIIEEETSRFVKDLTDMLSYCQRYVSQKKSNLTHWHPVLGWFSQTVDYGLNESMPLVTKQLQYLWGVPVIRTLFSDVLSKKLESQEPSSSPALPSTSQNNLPVKSLFKRAFQKSASVRNILKPVGGKRVDSVEVQKVCSICVLYQTALSTLTQIRLQILTGLTHLDDLLPKLWAFICELGPQGGLKLFMECLNNDTEESKRLLAMLMLFCDCSRHLITILDDIEVYEEQTSFKIEELLTISSFLNTFVYKMIWDGILENAKGEKLELFYSVHGWLMVLYERDCRRRFTLDDHWLRKDLKPSLLFQELEKGKKRAQLLLQYIPHVIPHKNRVLLFRNIVTKEKETLGLVETSSASPHVTHITIRRSRMLEDGYDQLRRLPVNSIKGVIRVKFVNDLGVDEAGIDQDGVFKEFLEEIIKKVFNPALNLFKTTSGNERLYPSPTSYIHENHLQLFEFVGKMLGKAVYEGIVVDVPFASFFLSQVLGHHHSTFYSSIDELPSLDSEFYKNLTSIKRYDGDVGDLGLSLSYDEDVMGQFVTS; this is encoded by the exons ATGTTTGGTGCACCTCAAAGCTCGAAGTCTGAATTCCTGGATAAAGCCAGGCAGGCCAGAGAGGAGAGGAAAGGTcagaaggagaaggagagggCAGCAATCCTCATCCAAGCCCTGGTCAGACGATTTCTATTTCGCTGCAGACTCCAGAAGCAAATAAG GAAAGAAGTTGATGACTATTTTGAGGCTGCTGCTGCAACATCAAAAAGAAATGCactttcaatttttaaaattgcTCGTAAATTACTATTCATTTTCCACTTGGAGGACAAGGCA agGTTTGAGAAACTCTGTAGAGCTATTCTTGCCAGCATGGAAGTTGAAAATGAGCCTAAA GTGTGGTACGTGTCTTTGGCACTCTCCAAAGATCTAACAATCCCTTGGCTAAAACAGATCAAAGATGTGCTGTGGACCTGCTGTCAACTACTGAAAAACCTAAAG CCTGATATACTGCAGGACAACAAATTGGTAACGCTGTACCTCACCATGCTGGTCACATTCACAGACACATCAACATGGCGGATTGTCAGAGGGAAGG GAGAAGCTCTCCGACCGGCCTTGACGAGAATCTGTGAGAATATCATGGGTTATCTCAATCAAAAGGGATTCTATTCAACACTACAG ATCTTGCTGACCAACGGCTTGGCTCGTTCCAAACCAGCTCTCTCTAAAGGCACTTTGACAGCTATTTTTACTCTCTCGCTAAG accaGTCATCGCTGCTCACTTCTCAGACAACCTGCTCAGATCATTCCTCATTCACATTATGTCAGTTCCAGCTGTGACGTCGCACCTGTGCACGCTCACTCCAGAG TGTATTACTTCGATCCAGACACATGGGCTTTTAAAGAAGTTTATCCTGTTTCTCAGCCGTGAGGAGCAGTGTTCCGATATCTGTGTGTGTCTCGAGGGAAGCCACACACTCTGCTTACTTG GTAACCTGATCCACTTGGGCTTCCTCAATGAGCGAATCATAGAGGAGGAGACCAGTCGCTTTGTGAAGGACTTGACTGACATGCTGTCCTACTGCCAGAGATATGTGTCCCAAAAGAAGTCCAACCTCACCCACTGGCACCCTGTCCTGGGCTGGTTCTCCCAAACTGTAGACTATGG TCTTAACGAATCAATGCCGCTGGTCACCAAGCAGCTGCAGTATCTGTGGGGTGTGCCTGTCATTCGGACCCTCTTCAGTGACGTCCTCTCCAAGAAGCTCGAGAGTCAGGAGCCAAGTTCCTCGCCCGCACTACCGAGCACATCGCAAAATAACCTGCCTGTTAAAA GCCTTTTCAAGCGAGCATTTCAGAAGTCTGCTTCTGTACGAAACATCTTGAAACCGGTTGGGGGAAAAAGAGTGGACTCTGTTGAAGTTCAGAAGGTGTGCAGCATTTGTGTGCTCTACCAGACCGCTCTATCCACGCTGACGCAAATACGACTCCAGATTCTCACCG GTCTGACGCACCTCGATGACCTCCTGCCCAAGTTGTGGGCTTTTATCTGTGAGCTCGGCCCACAGGGAGGCCTCAAACTTTTCATGGAGTGTCTCAACAACGACACTGAAGAGTCCAAGAGGCTCCTCGCTATGCTCATGCTGTTCTGCGACTGTTCACGGCACCTCATCAC AATCCTGGATGACATTGAAGTCTACGAAGAGCAGACCTCTTTCAAAATAGAGGAGCTCCTCACTATCTCCTCATTCCTGAACACATTTGTGTACAAAATGATATGGGATGGTATTCTAG AGAATGCAAAGGGGGAGAAACTGGAGTTATTCTACAGCGTTCACGGCTGGTTGATGGTGCTTTATGAACGTGACTGTCGGCGAAGATTTACCCTTGATGACCACTGGTTACGCAA GGATTTAAAACCCAGCTTGTTGTTCCAAGAGCTTGAGAAAGGCAAGAAAAGAGCCCAGCTGTTACTGCAATATATCCCACATGTTATTCCTCATAAAAAT aGGGTGCTGCTGTTTAGGAACATCGTCACGAAAGAGAAAGAGACTCTCGGCTTGGTCGAAACCAGCTCCGCTTCGCCGCACGTCACCCATATTACCATTCGCCGCTCACGCATGTTAGAG GACGGTTATGATCAACTGCGCCGGTTACCTGTGAATTCCATAAAAGGTGTCATCCGTGTCAAGTTTGTGAACGACCTGGGAGTGGACGAAGCCGGTATCGACCAAGACGGTGTCTTTAAAGAGTTTCTGGAAGAGATCATTAAGAAAGTGTTCAACCCTGCTCTCAACCTATTCAAG ACCACGAGTGGAAATGAGAGGCTGTATCCTTCCCCTACTTCCTACATCCATGAGAACCATCTGCAGCTCTTCGAGTTTGTGGGGAAGATGTTGGGGAAAGCTGTTTACGAG ggCATTGTGGTGGATGTGCCTTTTGCCTCCTTTTTCCTCAGTCAAGTGTTGGGTCATCACCACAGCACCTTCTACAGCTCCATTGATGAGCTGCCCTCGCTGGACTCTGAGTTTTACAAGAACCTCACATCCATCAAG CGCTACGATGGCGATGTAGGGGATCTGGGACTCTCGTTATCCTACGATGAAGATGTTATGGGACAG TTTGTCACGAGTTGA